The window AAAAGAGGCTGCAGGTTTACGACAGATCTGGTGCCGCTCAACGCTGCCTCAATCTGGCCAACCAGGAACAACTGGACATCCTTCTTTCCAACAACCGTAATCATAAAGCTCTTCTGCTCAAAGTATCAAAAGAGTACGACCTGGTGAGTAGAGGGAAATAAGAGGGGATGGTTTGCACAATTAGTCTCTGATTCAGGTTAGAGCAAAGGAATGCTTTTAGGCTGTGTTCATCTACAAAACCAAATTCTGTGCTCACATTTAAGCTTGTTTGCAGTTTGAGCACATCCAACCTTCTCATTTCTGCCATGAAGTTGCAGTTGCCAGCAAGATTCTGCAGATGTACCTGATCTCCATCTCCCTCCAATCCTGTTAATCTACTGATGCTCCCTGTTTGCACGTCCAGGTGCTGTTTTTTGATGACGAGAGCAAACGTGCGGAATTTGTCAAGCACCTACGTCTGGGGGTGACAGGCATCGCACAGGAGATTAGAGTGAAGGAGATGAGGGAGGAGGAACTGCTGAAGGAGGCTTTAACCAGAGAGCAGAGGGCTCAGATTGTGGAAACTTTCATTCGGCACGCTTTCTCTAAGGTACAGTCAGCCTCTGGATGATTACCTCATCCTCCGCTCTGTCACAGCGGTAGCAGCTTTAAGCTCGGCCACAAAATGTCGTCAATGCTTGTTTGAGGTCAAATTAAGTCGGACCTCCCGCCAAAAGAACTAATTGTTGGTCTCAATGGTGAGCTCATCCATGATGGACATACAGTAACCTCAGTTCACGTCGGAGGTATTACTGATGACACTATGGTGAAATAATGACACTGTCTCTCTGGTGCACAGGTTTTGGAGATAGAGAGGTGTGACGCCGGAGACATGAGTGGCATTTCCCGCAAGAAAGCCAGAGAGGTTCTCCAGTGCGAGCTGACAGCGTCTGAGTTTGCTGGTGCACTGGGCCTCAAGTCTGACTCCTTATTTGTGGACTCCATGTTCACACTAGCCGATAAAGATGGAAATGGTTACCTCTCCTTTCAAGAGTTTCTTGATGTGATCGTTATCTTTATGAAAGGTACTCCAGGGGACTGTAGCTGTCATCCAagcactttaaatgtaaaattataaaatgtatGATCAGCTTTAGGCGAAGGATTTAAATTCCAGGTGGATGGTGTAAATTGTTTTGAGGGTTTTTGTTTCAGATTTAATGTAAAGAGCAAAACATGCTcaaatgtttttagtttttttgcttAAAGCTGAGGAATTTCCTTTTTATAtccaatttatttattcatattaaaCATAATGCAAGGAGTTTTTACAGGTTAAGAAACAGTCAGATGCCTCTAAATGgcccacacaaacaaacaaggccATCAGCGAGGAGATTACCTTTGCTTGTTTCTGTATAGTCAGTATACTTTTTCTTACTGCCTGCTGAAGATGAAGGAAGCTGCTCTGTAATCTGGTGGTTTGACACTTAAACATGTTTGACCACCTTCACATTACAGACATTAATCTTACAgcatgcatcctgcaaacagctgtgttaaaaaaaagaaggaaggaccttcttaaaaaagaagttgcttccTTCTTTCACTTGCTTTTACAACAAGAGCATTTGCTAGCCAGATCAAGACCCTTAGCTGAGATGCTGGTAATACTACTTTTGTCCACAGAaggaaatgcaaataaaattaaatgtacaaaacaCTTCATGAAATCCATTAATAAATCAAGTAAAGAAAAATCTGTGTCATGACAGGTTTTCATAGATTGATGTTATGTAGATTACGACAGCTAAGAATGAGCATGAATGTCAGGTCCgatatttaaaatgtcaaaatcataAACCAGTAATAAGTCTCGTCTTACACTGTGACATTAAtgatactgtgtgtttgtgtaaacagGGTCTTCTGAGGAGAAATCCAAGCTCATGTTCTCCATGAATGACATTGGTGGAACCGGTTACTTATCAAAAGAAGAATTTGCCAGGATGCTCAGGTATGAtggatttctctttttttcatgactgCATCTTTTTCTTCCATCTGATGGTTCATCTTCAGCCTGTTTGATGTGTTGCAGGTCTTTCATTGAAATCTCCAACGGCGCTCTGTCAAAGAGCCAGGCAGAGGACGGCATCAAGGCCATGATGCAGGCCGCAGGCTTTGATAAAAAGGAGAGAATCACATGGGAGGACTTCCATTTCCTCCTGCGGGACCACGAGAAGGAATTGCAGTTCGCTCAACTTAATGTTAAAGGTTGGAGAAAGTTTTGTCAAAGAACTTTTTGTTAATCCTCATTTCTCTGACCTCAtctgatgaatgtgtgtgtgcgtgtgtgtgtgtgtgtgtgtgtgtgtgtgtgtgtgtgtgtgtgtgtgtgtagggatgGAGAAAGCGGGGAGGAAGCGGCTAAGTCGGGACATGAGAGTGTCCTTCATCTGTCCAGCTAACAGGTAAGAAAATAGGACACACAGGCTGTAATCACTCACCCAGATCACAAATATAACAACTGTTGCTTTGTCACTGTACATACAAACAATGATTCAGTACAACTTTTCTACTTATCCCCAGCAACAAGACGTATGGAGAGGAGCTACGAAGACGGAAAAAGTTTGTTCCTTGTTGAATTTTTCTATCCCTGTAAATGACTTTTGAATGAAGGTTGAGGAATAATACGAAAGACAAGATGTTTGGAGTCtttttgctaaatgttttctttcaccATTGTCAGATGGATTATTGATTCTGATTAGGACTTCGACAAAAGATTGTTTGCATTGTTGATTAGGAGTAATCTGTTGACTGTTTTCTTTAATAATTGCTTGGTCAATGAGATGTCAGAAAATGGGGAGAAATAttagtgtttcccaaagcccgaGATGATGttcttaaatgtcttgttttgctcaCAACTGAAGAGATTTCCTTTACTCTTATAGAGTAACGATATGATACAATATTTACATAAAAGATGTGAAAAGTAAAGAATTTgtacctttttttccccaaaacagCTACTCTGAATCTACTTAAGATAGTTGTTTATAGTTTGATAGTTGATAACTAATCTATTAATTGTTGTAGCTCTAGTTCTGATTGTTGTCTTACAATACTTGCTGGTCAGTAACCCTGCAGCTATATGACAGACAGAACGCACAATATTTACTGAATATAATCTGAGCAATTATTTTCAGGTCGACTGTCAGAACTCCAAACGTCTATGTGAAGCCAAAGCGTGAGCAGTACATCAGGAACCCGATCCAGCAGAAGATCCAGCAGTTCAAACGTTTCATTGAGAATTATCGCCGTCATATTGTCTGCTTCATCATCGTTTACAGCATCGCAGCTGGTGTGGCCCTTGAAAGATGTTACTGTGAGTAAGAATCATTTGTCTCCTTGTGCTGCTTACTCATGTTAATGTTTCGTAGTCTCTCTTTACCTTTCTACCTCGTATGACTCTGGTCAGTGTGAGTGCAACCTGctaaaacattgttttcagACTATGCTTTGCAGGCCGAAACTACAGGCTTCCCTGAGACTTCAGTCGTGGGCATCGCTGTCTCCCGTGGCACGGCGGCTGCCATCTCCTTCCTGTTTCCCTACATGCTCCTCACCGTGTGTCGAAACCTCATCACGCTGTGCAGAGAGACTTTCCTCAACCGATACATCCCCTTTGACGCTGCCATCGATTTCCATCGCAACATGGCCATGACTGCCATCATCCTTACAGGTTTTCAAATGATGGAAACTTGAGTTGTAATGTAATGCAATGTTTATGCACATGAGCTCACTCCTGTTTCTATCCTGACTGCAGTTGTTCATAGTTTGGGCCATGTGGTCAACATCTACATCTTCTCAGTGAGCGATCTCAGCATCCTGTCTTGTCTGTTCCCCAAAGTCTTTTCAAACAATGGGTAATGTCTGAAATATCTGCCAGATTTTTGCAGCAATTTGTACAATTTGTGCTATTTTGGCTAATTTACGaatctgttttccttttaggTCAGAACTTCCTATGAAGTGGTCGTGGTGGTTCTTTGAAACTGTTCCAGGTAtcacaggaaacagactgcagaCAGTCAGTGCTACATGGGCTATTTGTTATATTATGCTATACttatgttttttgtctctttcctaGGAATGACCGGTGTCttgcttctctttgtgtttgcatttatgtatgtttttgcGTCACACTATTTCCGTCACATCAGTTTTCGTGGGTTTTGGATCACACATTACCTCTACATTGTAGTGTACACCCTTGTAAGTACTTTTCTGAACTCAGAATACCCTAAATGCACTCTGCATTCAGGTGGCAGTTTTATGAATCgtctaattcattttttttcgtTTTCATCCAACAGACAATTATTCATGGCAGTTACGCCCTGATCCAAGAGCCtcgtttttacatttatttactcCCACCTGCACTGCTCTTCCTGTTGGACAAACTAATCAGCTTGAGCAGGAAGAAGTTGGAGATCCCGGTGGtcagagctgagctgctgcctTCAGGTGACATTTACAGTTCCTCGAAAAATCAAATTTTATTACCCTTTCCATAGTTGTTCCATCGACGCTTCACTCTTTTCCTTGGCTGCCCTATCTGTAGGCGTGACACATCTGGAGTTCAAGCGACCACAGGGCTTTGTGTACCGTTCAGGCCAGTGGGTTCGCATTGCCTGCCTGATGTTGGGCACAGATGAGTACCATCCATTCACACTGACTTCAGCCCCTCACGAAGAGACCTTGAGCCTGCACATCCGGGCTGTGGGGCCCTGGACCAGCCAGCTCCGAGAGCTCTACACTGAAGAAAGCTTGATTGAGCTCGGATCCTATCCAAAGGTCGGTCAGAGCGTTATTTTATGTGTGTAAATGGTTTCATCTGTGTCTCCATGTATAGTCtttacatgattttttttcttttcatcctaAGCTGTACTTGGATGGCCCGTTTGGTGAGGGCCATCAGGAGTGGACTGACTTTGAGGTGTCTGTCCTGGTGGGAGGAGGGATTGGGGTCACCCCATTCGCCTCCATCCTCAAAGACCTGGTGTTCAAGTCCTCCATAAAGTCCAAGATCCAATGTAAAAAGGTGCTGCTTAAATTCAGCCTGGtgtacatttcttcttcttgataAATGACGTATTTGTGCAAGAAGCTCATTTTACAGTCTCTTCTAACATTGGCTGATTATTTGAAGGTGTACTTCATCTGGGTGACACGGACACAGCGTCAGTTTGAGTGGGTGTCAGACATCatcagggaggtggaggagttggACACGCTGGAGCTGGTCTCAGTCCACACTTACATCACTCAGGTTGCCGAAAAGTTTGACCTCCGCACCACCATGCTGGTGAGATCTTCAGTTCCTATGATAAAAAAGAGTACTGCTCGGACGAGGAAAATGGTGTCCTCTGTTGCTCATCAGTTTAGGGATCTTGTTCTTTCAGAACCATAGAAAAAGTCTGAAACACTCAAGAGGGTAATGAGTTAAAAATGCTTTGATTAATCATGGCTGTTGAATCACAACAATAGTAAAAACATGGCTATGTGTTTCAGCATTTACGGCCTTCATCAGGACAGTACAAAATGGCTTCACTTGGGTTCTTACATTTATAGGTTAGCAGAAAGGCTTTTTAACTCATAAACCTCTTGAGTGCCTCAGACTTTTCTGCAACTCTGAATGAAAATGGGAAGTTTACAGTAGTTAGTAGTTAGTTAGCAGTTGGGAAACATAATATTAAGATTGAAATGAGTGAATGAAGAAATTGTTAAATTAAAACCACTGATGATTTCCCCCTGTTGTGTCTTCATGTGTCgacagtatgtgtgtgagcgTCACTTTCAGAAGGTGTGGAACCGCAGTCTCTTCACTGGCCTGCGGTCCGTCACCCACTTTGGCCGTCCACCCTTTGTGTCATTTTTCAGCTCGCTGCAGGAGGTTCACCCTGAGGTCAGTCCTGCACAGCTATCTTGTATTGCCTGGATGTCTGAAACTGCATccagcacatttattattttaattaactAACTTAACTAATTTTTCTCTGTAGGTGCGTAAAATCGGCGTGTTCAGCTGTGGACCACCTGGACTGACGAAGAACGTGGAGAAAGCTTGCCAGCAGATGAACAAGAGGGATCAGGCTCATTTTATACATCACTATGAGAACTTCTAACTTAACAGAAGGGGAGATGAGACACTTTCCTCTGGAGAATAAAAGTTCCTGCAGCGGTCTAGGCCTGTCTCATGTAAAGTGAATGTGTCTTCTTCACATCTTTATTCTCTACTCATTAATGTTATTGTTATATTCATCTCTAACTGCTAAGAGACATCGTAtttcatatattatatatcatacAAATACAGGGTTTTATTCACAATTTC is drawn from Sparus aurata chromosome 8, fSpaAur1.1, whole genome shotgun sequence and contains these coding sequences:
- the duox gene encoding dual oxidase 1, with translation MDLRNWVWSICALVLCFSECTRCEITWEVPRFDGWYNSLGSPRRGAVGSHLVRLVPARYWDGVYQPVQEPILPNVRNLSSLLTGGPSGLPSTRNQTVLSVFFGYHVSFEVFDSRPAACPPEFMNIPVPKGDPVFDPAATGKVLLPFHRGVWDKESGQSPSNPRTQVNLVTAWIDGSSIYGPSSSWSDSLRSFSGGLLTSGSEWNMPNQATGHTFMWSAADPSTGDHGPQGLYVLGNAWANENMFTAAEGIIWFRYHNYVASKLHEKHQEWSDEKLFQNARKTVVATFQNIALYEWLPAYLGNKTLPPYPGYQKFVDPGISPEFQAAAIRFGITMAPPGVYMRNRTCHFREIVNIDGSLSPAMRLCNNFWKRQSLNVKTGQDVDDLIMGMASQIAEREDNIVVEDLRDFMYGPLRFTRTDLVAMTVQRGRDFGLRSYTAVRKALDLPPINTFEEINPELNSTNPQLLQDVAALYSRDISKLELFPGGLLESLDGPGPVFSAIILDQFERMRNGDRFWFENKQNGLFTDEEIQMIRNVSFHDVLIAVTSAEASDIQDNVFFWHDGDPCAQPTQLNASMLYPCTNATKLDYFDGSQAGFGIFIIVLFLFPVVSFLVACMVAYLRKYRYKKFQRRRKAGDRTEGPAVGITAYEWQGRRKPLHPVSVEVDEKRLQVYDRSGAAQRCLNLANQEQLDILLSNNRNHKALLLKVSKEYDLVLFFDDESKRAEFVKHLRLGVTGIAQEIRVKEMREEELLKEALTREQRAQIVETFIRHAFSKVLEIERCDAGDMSGISRKKAREVLQCELTASEFAGALGLKSDSLFVDSMFTLADKDGNGYLSFQEFLDVIVIFMKGSSEEKSKLMFSMNDIGGTGYLSKEEFARMLRSFIEISNGALSKSQAEDGIKAMMQAAGFDKKERITWEDFHFLLRDHEKELQFAQLNVKGMEKAGRKRLSRDMRVSFICPANSNKTYGEELRRRKKSTVRTPNVYVKPKREQYIRNPIQQKIQQFKRFIENYRRHIVCFIIVYSIAAGVALERCYYYALQAETTGFPETSVVGIAVSRGTAAAISFLFPYMLLTVCRNLITLCRETFLNRYIPFDAAIDFHRNMAMTAIILTVVHSLGHVVNIYIFSVSDLSILSCLFPKVFSNNGSELPMKWSWWFFETVPGMTGVLLLFVFAFMYVFASHYFRHISFRGFWITHYLYIVVYTLTIIHGSYALIQEPRFYIYLLPPALLFLLDKLISLSRKKLEIPVVRAELLPSGVTHLEFKRPQGFVYRSGQWVRIACLMLGTDEYHPFTLTSAPHEETLSLHIRAVGPWTSQLRELYTEESLIELGSYPKLYLDGPFGEGHQEWTDFEVSVLVGGGIGVTPFASILKDLVFKSSIKSKIQCKKVYFIWVTRTQRQFEWVSDIIREVEELDTLELVSVHTYITQVAEKFDLRTTMLYVCERHFQKVWNRSLFTGLRSVTHFGRPPFVSFFSSLQEVHPEVRKIGVFSCGPPGLTKNVEKACQQMNKRDQAHFIHHYENF